From a single Botrytis cinerea B05.10 chromosome 4, complete sequence genomic region:
- the Bcarp1 gene encoding Bcarp1: MADTLHNAPIVLDNGSGTIRAGFAGDDLPKCYFPSFVGRPKHLRVLAGALEGDVFIGQRAQELRGLLKIKYPLEHGIVTDWDDMERIWEYVYGEGLKTLSEEHPVLLTEPPLNPRSNRDTAAQILFETFNVPALYTSIQAVLSLYASGRTTGIVLDAGDGVSHAVPVYEGFAMPSSIRRIDVAGRDVTEYMQTLLRKAGYVFHTSAEKEVVRMIKEKVSYVAGDPKREEKEWSGAKLGDGKVVEYALPDGNKIKIGAERFRAPEILFDPEIIGLEYPGIHQIVVDAINRTDLDLRKSLFGNIVLSGGSTLTKGFGDRLLHEVQRLAVKDMRIKIFAPPERKYSTWIGGSILAGLSTFRKMWVSIDDWHENPDIIHTKFT; encoded by the exons ATGGCGGACACACTGCATAATGCTCCTATCGTTTTAGATAATGGTTCCGGTACGATTCGAGCTGGGTTCGCTGGTGACGATCTGCCAAAATGTTACTTTCCCTCATTCGTTGGGAGGCCAAAACATCTGCGAGTTCTGGCGGGTGCCTTGGAAGGAGATGTGTTTATTGGACAGCGAGCGCAAGAATTAAGAGGACTTCTGAAGATTAAATATCCTCTGGAACATGGCATAGTCACAGATTGGGATGATATGGAGAGGATATGGGAATATGTTTATGGAGAAGGTCTCAAAACCTTGAGCGAAGAG CACCCCGTTTTATTAACAGAGCCACCTCTAAACCCCCGAAGTAATCGAGATACGGCTGCACAAATTTTATTCGAAACATTCAACGTTCCCGCTCTATACACTTCAATCCAGGCTGTTCTTTCACTGTACGCATCGGGGCGAACGACTGGAATAGTGCTTGATGCCGGAGATGGAGTCTCACATGCAGTCCCAGTATACGAAGGTTTCGCCATGCCAAGCTCAATACGAAGGATAGATGTGGCTGGCCGAGACGTTACAGAATATATGCAAACTTTATTACGGAAAGCTGGATATGTCTTTCATACTAGCGCAGAGAAGGAGGTTGTGAGAATGATTAAGGAAAAAGTAAGCTATGTTGCAGGAGATCCAAAGCgtgaagaaaaggaatggTCTGGTGCAAAGCTGGGGGATGGGAAAGTTGTTGAATATGCATTACCTGATGGTAATAAGATCAAA ATTGGAGCAGAAAGATTTAGAGCACCTGAGATTCTCTTTGATCCCGAGATTATTGGTTTGGAATACCCAGGTATCCATCAAATTGTGGTGGATGCAATCAATCGCACAGACTTGGACCTCAGAAAGTCTCTATTTGGAAACATTGTTCTGTCCGGTGGAAGCACCTTAACTAAGGGTTTTGGAGACAGGTTACTTCACGAAGTACAGCGATTAGCAGTTAAGGATATGAGAATTAAGATCTTCGCCCCACCAGAGAGAAAATACTCGACCTGGATCGGTGGTAGTATCTTGGCCGGTCTGAGCACATTCAGAAAG ATGTGGGTGAGCATTGATGACTGGCATGAGAATCCCGATATTATTCATACGAAATTTACATGA